A single Arachidicoccus sp. BS20 DNA region contains:
- a CDS encoding SMP-30/gluconolactonase/LRE family protein, producing the protein MKQIFFLFVIFSCYALKLDAQKTFKSIDKIISSREKLQLVSNQFAFAEGPATDKNGDVYFTDQPNDKIWKYDTKGKLSLYMNKTGRANGLYFSPDGNLIACADEHDELWSISRDKKVTVLLSYFQGKKLNGPNDLWIDKNGGIYFTDPYYQRNYWIRTKPDLQKQNVYYLPKGAKQPIIVDDDIEKPNGIVGTPDGKTLYVADIQANKTYRYNINSDGTLSGKKLIIHQGSDGMTIDNKGNLYLCGKGVTIYNKNGEKLGHISVPENWTGNICFGGKYKNILFITASHGVYIIKTKVKGVE; encoded by the coding sequence ATGAAACAAATATTCTTCTTGTTCGTAATATTTTCTTGTTACGCGCTTAAACTCGATGCACAAAAGACTTTCAAGAGTATCGACAAAATTATTTCTTCCAGAGAAAAATTGCAATTAGTGTCCAATCAATTCGCGTTTGCCGAAGGTCCCGCCACAGATAAGAACGGCGACGTTTATTTTACCGATCAACCGAATGATAAAATATGGAAGTACGATACCAAAGGAAAATTGTCTTTGTACATGAATAAAACCGGTCGTGCCAATGGATTATATTTTTCGCCCGACGGAAATCTTATTGCCTGCGCCGATGAACATGATGAACTTTGGAGCATTTCGCGCGACAAAAAAGTTACTGTTCTTCTCTCTTATTTTCAGGGCAAAAAATTAAACGGTCCAAACGATTTGTGGATTGACAAAAACGGTGGCATTTATTTTACCGACCCTTATTATCAACGCAACTATTGGATACGCACGAAGCCTGATTTGCAAAAACAAAATGTCTATTATTTGCCGAAAGGCGCGAAGCAGCCCATCATTGTGGATGATGACATTGAAAAGCCCAACGGAATTGTTGGCACGCCTGACGGAAAAACCTTGTACGTTGCAGATATTCAGGCGAACAAAACGTATCGATACAACATCAATTCCGATGGAACTTTATCCGGCAAAAAGCTTATTATCCATCAAGGTTCGGATGGCATGACGATTGACAATAAAGGCAACCTTTATCTCTGCGGAAAAGGCGTTACCATTTATAATAAGAACGGCGAAAAGTTGGGACACATCAGCGTTCCGGAAAATTGGACAGGAAATATTTGTTTCGGCGGCAAGTATAAAAATATCTTATTCATCACGGCAAGCCACGGCGTTTATATCATCAAAACAAAAGTGAAAGGCGTTGAATAA
- the feoB gene encoding ferrous iron transport protein B codes for MPSRNTFAPDMIRGDKNTIQIALAGNPNSGKTSLFNALTGLNQKVGNFPGVTVDKKTGSFSVGNDLQAKVVDLPGTYSLYPRRADEWVAYNVLMDVERKENIDVIMLVMDASNLKRNLLFCSQLIDLKYPVIVALTMNDLAQKKGIKIDIDELSRELNVPVVPVNPRTNKGINELKKVVAQMAATPYAAPVSDFIDIKNIAPKAIENLQSKLDVNDYLAIHYLANYEHLSFPQETKNIIAKIDAEEKFSATKVQAEEILQRYTRIRQIMQQFVVEPDPLQKKIFTDKLDDILLHRVWGYVILLGVLFFLFQSIFWLAQYPMDGIDWTFTQLTNWLSSVLPQAWWSDLICNGLLAGLGGIIVFVPQIAILFGLITLLEDTGYMARISFLMDKLMRKVGLNGKSVMPMISGFACAIPGIMSTRNIENRKERLLTIMITPLMSCSARLPVYTILIGLAVPNKFYLGIFSARGLIMMLMYLLGVVMALIVSVVLKWIVKIQEKSFFILELPIYRAPRWKNVFVTMIEKAKVFVLEAGKVILVISLLIWFLSSYGPSKSMQKIDHKYEVLKSQTPVSNTEAIAQLNRNFGTEKLENSYAGHLGKFIEPVIKPLGYDWKIGIALITSFAAREVFVGTMATLYSVDEDNTSTLQQKMKSAKRDDGTPVYTLPTAISLIIFYVLAMQCMSTLAVVKRETKSWKWPIVQFIYMTGLAYVCSFLVFHIMS; via the coding sequence TTGCCTTCACGCAATACCTTTGCACCCGACATGATTCGCGGAGATAAAAATACTATTCAAATAGCCCTTGCAGGAAACCCCAACAGCGGCAAAACTTCTTTGTTCAACGCACTTACCGGTTTAAATCAAAAAGTGGGCAATTTTCCCGGCGTTACGGTCGATAAAAAAACAGGCAGTTTTTCCGTAGGAAATGACTTGCAGGCAAAGGTTGTCGATTTGCCCGGCACGTATAGTTTGTATCCGCGCCGGGCCGATGAATGGGTCGCGTACAACGTGTTGATGGATGTAGAACGCAAAGAAAATATTGATGTCATTATGCTTGTAATGGACGCAAGTAATTTGAAAAGGAATTTACTTTTCTGTTCGCAGCTCATCGACCTGAAATATCCTGTAATCGTGGCTTTGACGATGAACGACCTTGCGCAGAAAAAAGGAATAAAAATAGATATTGACGAACTTTCGCGCGAACTGAATGTACCTGTTGTTCCCGTAAATCCGCGAACTAACAAAGGCATTAATGAACTGAAAAAAGTAGTTGCGCAAATGGCGGCAACGCCTTATGCTGCACCTGTTTCGGACTTTATAGATATAAAAAACATAGCGCCGAAAGCGATTGAAAATTTGCAAAGCAAGTTGGATGTAAACGACTACCTCGCTATTCATTATCTCGCCAATTATGAGCATCTTTCTTTTCCGCAGGAAACAAAAAACATTATTGCGAAAATAGACGCGGAAGAAAAATTCAGCGCGACCAAAGTGCAGGCAGAAGAAATTTTGCAACGCTACACACGCATCCGTCAAATCATGCAGCAATTTGTGGTTGAACCCGACCCTTTGCAAAAGAAAATTTTTACCGACAAACTCGACGATATTTTATTGCACCGCGTTTGGGGTTATGTGATTTTACTCGGCGTTTTATTCTTTTTATTTCAAAGTATTTTCTGGCTGGCGCAATATCCGATGGACGGAATTGACTGGACTTTCACGCAATTGACAAATTGGTTATCGTCCGTTCTTCCGCAAGCGTGGTGGAGCGATTTAATTTGCAACGGGTTGCTCGCCGGGCTTGGCGGCATCATTGTTTTTGTTCCGCAGATTGCTATTTTATTCGGGCTGATAACATTACTCGAAGACACAGGTTACATGGCGCGTATCAGTTTTCTGATGGACAAATTGATGCGCAAAGTCGGGCTGAACGGAAAGAGCGTAATGCCTATGATTAGTGGGTTTGCGTGCGCTATTCCGGGCATTATGAGTACGCGCAATATTGAAAACAGAAAAGAAAGATTGCTTACAATCATGATAACGCCGCTGATGAGTTGCAGCGCACGTTTGCCTGTTTATACAATTCTCATCGGGCTTGCCGTGCCGAATAAATTTTATCTCGGAATATTTTCTGCACGAGGATTAATTATGATGCTGATGTATTTGCTCGGCGTTGTAATGGCGCTTATTGTAAGCGTGGTGCTGAAGTGGATTGTGAAGATTCAGGAGAAAAGTTTTTTCATTCTTGAACTGCCCATTTACCGTGCGCCACGCTGGAAGAATGTTTTTGTTACAATGATTGAAAAAGCAAAAGTATTTGTACTCGAAGCAGGAAAAGTAATCCTTGTCATCAGCTTGCTGATATGGTTTTTAAGTTCTTATGGACCGTCAAAATCGATGCAGAAAATTGACCATAAATACGAAGTATTAAAATCACAAACGCCCGTATCCAACACAGAAGCCATCGCGCAACTCAACAGAAATTTCGGTACGGAAAAACTGGAAAATTCATACGCAGGACATCTTGGAAAATTCATAGAACCGGTTATTAAACCTTTAGGTTATGATTGGAAAATAGGTATTGCACTCATTACTTCGTTTGCTGCGCGCGAAGTGTTTGTTGGCACAATGGCCACTTTGTACAGCGTGGATGAAGACAATACATCTACGTTGCAACAAAAAATGAAAAGCGCCAAACGCGACGACGGAACGCCTGTTTATACATTGCCCACAGCTATTTCATTAATCATTTTTTATGTGCTGGCAATGCAATGTATGAGCACACTCGCGGTGGTTAAACGAGAAACCAAGAGCTGGAAATGGCCTATTGTTCAATTCATCTACATGACAGGGCTGGCTTATGTTTGCAGCTTTTTGGTGTTTCATATTATGTCGTGA
- a CDS encoding bestrophin family protein: MIIREKPSWFRMLFVWRGSVLPKLLPRLLGLFVFTSVVVYFRNDLDRYHGELSTNIYTLFGIALAIFLGFRNTVSYDRFWEGRKLWGALLNDTRSLAQQVHNFIPNDEIHTKEKIAFIRQMAAMTYALNHQLRNTEAMPDMYKMLPSELAEKLEGAEYKPVILMRELGTQINQWRERGTIDTILQAAMDSNLGKFSDIIGGCERIASTPIPFSYEVLLHRTVYIYCFLLPLGFANSLGWYAPFIITFIAYTFTALEAIADELEDPFGNMQNDLALDAMSANIERSIAEIEDVHIENKKNTDSFFIT, from the coding sequence ATGATTATAAGAGAAAAACCAAGCTGGTTCAGAATGCTTTTTGTGTGGAGAGGCTCTGTGTTGCCAAAATTGCTTCCTCGTTTATTGGGACTTTTTGTATTTACTTCGGTCGTTGTTTATTTCAGAAACGATTTGGATAGATACCATGGCGAATTATCTACTAATATTTACACACTTTTCGGCATAGCGCTCGCCATATTTTTAGGATTTAGAAATACCGTGAGCTACGACCGTTTTTGGGAAGGACGAAAATTGTGGGGCGCATTGCTCAACGATACACGTTCGCTTGCGCAACAGGTACACAATTTTATTCCGAACGATGAAATTCATACCAAAGAAAAAATAGCATTCATCAGGCAGATGGCGGCAATGACTTATGCGCTCAATCATCAGCTGCGCAATACTGAGGCGATGCCGGATATGTATAAAATGCTTCCGTCTGAGCTGGCAGAAAAGCTGGAGGGCGCCGAGTACAAACCTGTTATTCTTATGCGGGAATTGGGAACACAAATCAACCAATGGCGCGAGCGCGGGACTATTGACACTATTTTGCAAGCGGCGATGGATAGCAACCTTGGCAAATTTTCCGATATAATTGGCGGCTGTGAACGCATTGCGAGCACGCCGATTCCTTTTTCCTACGAAGTACTGCTACACAGAACGGTTTATATTTATTGCTTTTTGCTGCCGCTTGGTTTTGCCAATAGTCTGGGATGGTATGCGCCGTTTATTATTACATTTATTGCATACACCTTTACGGCGCTGGAAGCAATTGCCGATGAATTGGAAGACCCGTTTGGCAATATGCAAAACGATTTGGCTTTAGATGCCATGTCTGCCAACATTGAACGAAGCATTGCCGAGATTGAAGATGTGCATATCGAAAATAAAAAGAACACGGATTCTTTCTTTATTACATAA
- the recJ gene encoding single-stranded-DNA-specific exonuclease RecJ gives MDKRWNILPIDEVHERALHAVLKINPALCRILVQRGYKTFEKAKHFFRPELSMLHSPWLMKDMDKAVNRITQAFQANEKILVYGDYDVDGTTSVASMYSFLKSIYPNVDYYIPHRYKEGYGISKIGIDFAKENNFTLVVSLDCGIKAVELIDYSKTLDIDFVVCDHHLPDAKIPDAVAILNPKQKDCNYPYKELCGCGVGFKLMQALAEKLNLPDESYFQYLDLVATAIAADIVPITDENRVLAFYGLKKVNDNPSTGIKALLDLAQAKKGDIKIVDLVFMIAPRINAAGRMDDAKKAVQLFVEKDIEKAKEFAEVLHTDNSDRREADASITEEALELLQQDENVATKKTTVLFQHHWHKGVVGIVASRLIETYYRPTIVLTQNENIVGGSARSVPGFNLYEAVHACREYLLGYGGHFAAAGMTLLPENVDAFKEKFEEVVAQTITPELLIPEINIDTEIKFADITPSFYNIVQQMEPFGPENMMPVFVSRNVDNTGLSRIVKEKHIRFVLKQGNHQFTGIGFNLADKFDILLTHKKIDVVYKIDINEFQGNKTLQLRVIDFRAAESSN, from the coding sequence ATGGATAAACGCTGGAACATATTGCCCATAGACGAAGTGCATGAACGCGCTTTGCACGCGGTGTTGAAAATCAATCCTGCACTGTGCAGGATACTCGTGCAGCGCGGGTATAAAACATTTGAGAAAGCCAAACATTTTTTTCGTCCCGAATTGTCTATGCTGCACAGCCCTTGGCTGATGAAAGACATGGATAAGGCTGTAAACCGCATTACACAAGCATTTCAGGCGAATGAAAAAATATTGGTCTATGGCGATTACGACGTGGACGGAACAACTTCCGTGGCGAGTATGTACAGCTTTTTGAAAAGCATTTATCCGAATGTAGATTACTATATTCCGCATCGTTACAAAGAAGGCTACGGAATTTCCAAAATAGGAATTGACTTTGCGAAAGAAAATAATTTTACGTTGGTCGTGTCGCTCGATTGCGGCATTAAAGCCGTTGAACTGATTGATTATTCAAAAACTTTGGATATCGATTTTGTCGTGTGCGACCATCATTTACCCGATGCAAAAATTCCTGATGCTGTTGCCATCTTGAATCCCAAACAAAAAGATTGCAATTATCCGTACAAAGAATTATGCGGCTGCGGCGTGGGTTTCAAGCTTATGCAGGCGCTGGCGGAAAAATTAAATTTACCTGATGAGTCTTATTTTCAATATTTAGATTTGGTAGCAACAGCGATTGCTGCGGACATTGTTCCGATTACTGATGAAAACAGAGTTTTAGCGTTTTACGGATTAAAGAAAGTAAATGACAACCCATCCACAGGCATCAAGGCTTTGCTCGATTTGGCGCAGGCAAAAAAAGGCGACATCAAGATTGTGGATTTGGTATTTATGATTGCGCCGCGCATCAACGCTGCCGGCAGAATGGACGATGCTAAAAAAGCCGTACAATTATTTGTCGAGAAGGATATTGAGAAAGCAAAAGAATTTGCAGAGGTCCTGCATACCGATAATTCCGACCGCAGGGAAGCCGACGCGTCTATCACGGAAGAAGCATTGGAACTGTTGCAGCAAGACGAAAACGTTGCTACGAAAAAAACGACTGTATTGTTTCAACATCATTGGCACAAAGGCGTTGTAGGCATTGTGGCTTCGCGGTTAATTGAAACATATTATCGCCCAACCATTGTGCTTACGCAAAACGAAAATATTGTCGGCGGCAGCGCACGTAGTGTGCCGGGCTTTAACTTGTACGAAGCGGTTCATGCGTGCCGTGAATACTTGCTCGGCTACGGCGGACACTTCGCAGCTGCGGGAATGACGCTTTTGCCTGAAAACGTAGATGCATTCAAAGAAAAATTTGAAGAAGTTGTTGCACAAACCATTACGCCCGAACTCTTAATTCCCGAAATAAACATCGATACTGAAATAAAATTTGCAGACATCACACCATCATTTTACAACATTGTCCAGCAAATGGAACCTTTTGGTCCGGAAAATATGATGCCCGTTTTTGTTTCCCGAAACGTCGATAACACGGGACTTTCAAGGATTGTGAAAGAAAAACATATCCGCTTTGTATTGAAGCAAGGCAATCATCAGTTTACGGGAATCGGTTTTAATCTCGCAGATAAATTTGATATTCTGCTCACGCACAAAAAAATTGATGTGGTATATAAAATCGACATCAACGAATTTCAGGGAAATAAAACTTTGCAATTGCGCGTGATTGATTTCAGAGCCGCCGAATCTTCCAATTAA
- a CDS encoding AAA domain-containing protein has translation MSVLSQYITFLKEYKRLLERGIKDVLSTNVSSNFIWNNEIDSFIKAGICEATLTDIFTSNFKKQPLIFSLEKPFKPNINIPNKFVGIIEFDEAKNKFESISDDEEELQYFQNATEGKVEIEKLGNFKKNKEAYSKLYRAYNDIKNDSNLEIVLSVGFVQYSKLNNNGNLSKTNQHLFHFPLSLDIDSNNVVKISFSDIENPYADFFFLNNTPIEKEVLSNIIDRFEERITELGYEYIFENDFKELISKSIQKISSNSEFENSIYRPESDHFKEDYFKISFSPAINIKQRKPRFFEKLTDSIIKYSEENDVEAPLFNLLVRNPESLGNNSYTKSNYFKDELFETHKAKVKNLNGEEDFSVFFPLPFNKEQKQIYENYLENRLTVVTGPPGTGKSHTIVNILCSLLAQSKRVLVTAQTDKALESLLDKIPQTFDDLIFTKIQLETDQNRFSLEKSIGNISKILIDSFYLNVEDKIDELDNLKGEYIKLKSEIIQALEKEYTQLRINDSFRDLRAYQIIEKFESKDSKEWNWIQDFLNSDNLKEFDSLQKEIFRFKELQNINIKYSGTSDLDFADILKRLRDFNFSDFIDTSKKLEALYSSYNIADIQKEKILKINLDEIIEFGKKYSAADIVTTNITAIDKLLNIQINRKYANDDLISNKSFTDIIENGARYLSDIETYISFINDTKASFFNRLKSGFKQVAYLENITVNGKRCITINDFAQLKELIESLQIIHTNLLFLKKLGFDYYTDDKAYLSEKVEVLGKTINHAIRNRYILNEINHNKNFVAFSEFCNIDLYDITGITNSAIKFKEDFEKLKVYREAFENRIKELHQISTILEQSKIRDEIIDFIPVNRIVDKIEFDKLINKIAVIERQIADEQELYSLRKGLKANFPNTFDSLKSVPNHYISKENFEYAFANEFIKQNEFMDLQKCKEELSSINQKIFQVKCDILFDLAKSNFKNKFTEEEIDLFINLLNSYKFDYAQSLKKGIKDNAKFHFSVRKKGAEISKKLSCWVMKFNDVLNSLEHEPEIFDCIIVDEASQLNFNSVLLSYYSENMIIVGDNKQTSPDASMVESNAFNHIKQKFLETFLKEDIIQIRPDTSLFDLTKMVAGRSDLILKEHFRCVPEIIEFSKREFYDNSLRPLKQINSNRLNPKETFFVKDAFTEDKIVYKEIQEIKKFLQRILKDDQYANKSIGVVSLGTVNHTEKLKDIKEDLANEFGKEKIDKHKLIIEDSPKFQGDERDVMVVSFGVALDFQKLKENQNAKPRAIISSQDEFKKINVALSRAKEQMILFHSVKSEHLQSNDFRNRILTFFNDEVKPIQPLQIDDYNIERFRHNVPEPFDSWFEYDITKSLIENGYSYIQPQYSVKESELFYNHKIGKQVYINFKIDLVVHNNGKMIAIECDGDPFHSLPEDVAYDIERQEFLERVGWKVYRVLYSAFKRSPQEEIEKIIDFIENNTKKDYNNQLVLNKIVSDVTTETLNHIHSTDAGNTILRVDNDMASIKNDELNTNDSLVSQSNYMELLSLNEGRSVSNNISISEASTKGNVIIRYFNLFENNTYKLQENSTSNCLFSIAILEKYKNGFLLQCYDDGHINKVYVRTLLEKRLEKIYLNGKNPEAKIIYMRLIEEDTVIGLKIRKGNDIVFKAHKTEKISSRELLHLQGYKVMYQEFDSVEYKILDKRIHENIKRLIFESFTASGKSVFNNYYENEWSIIKQFIPNLNE, from the coding sequence ATGAGTGTACTAAGCCAATACATAACTTTTCTAAAAGAATACAAAAGATTACTTGAAAGAGGCATAAAAGACGTATTAAGTACCAATGTATCGAGTAACTTCATTTGGAATAATGAAATTGACAGCTTCATTAAGGCAGGTATTTGTGAAGCTACATTAACAGACATTTTCACGTCTAATTTCAAGAAACAGCCTTTAATTTTTTCATTAGAAAAACCTTTTAAACCCAACATAAATATTCCAAACAAATTTGTAGGAATTATTGAATTTGACGAAGCTAAAAATAAGTTTGAAAGCATAAGTGATGATGAAGAAGAACTTCAATACTTTCAAAATGCAACAGAAGGGAAAGTTGAAATAGAAAAATTAGGAAATTTCAAAAAAAACAAAGAAGCTTATTCAAAGTTATACAGAGCATATAACGATATAAAAAATGATTCAAATTTAGAGATTGTTTTAAGCGTTGGATTTGTTCAATACTCGAAACTCAACAATAATGGAAACTTATCAAAAACCAACCAACATCTATTTCATTTTCCTTTATCGTTAGATATTGATTCAAACAATGTCGTGAAAATTTCATTTTCAGACATCGAGAATCCTTACGCAGACTTTTTCTTTCTCAATAATACTCCTATCGAGAAAGAAGTATTATCAAATATTATAGATAGGTTTGAAGAACGAATTACAGAATTAGGCTATGAATATATTTTTGAGAATGATTTTAAGGAGTTAATATCAAAATCCATTCAAAAAATTTCCAGCAATTCCGAATTTGAAAATTCAATTTACAGACCGGAAAGCGACCATTTCAAAGAAGATTATTTTAAAATTTCGTTTTCTCCGGCAATAAATATCAAACAAAGAAAGCCTCGTTTTTTTGAAAAATTAACGGACTCAATCATTAAGTATAGCGAAGAAAATGATGTTGAGGCACCATTATTTAATCTGTTGGTTAGAAATCCCGAATCATTGGGAAACAATTCTTATACTAAATCAAACTATTTTAAAGACGAACTTTTTGAAACTCATAAAGCCAAAGTCAAAAATCTAAATGGAGAGGAAGATTTTTCTGTATTTTTTCCACTTCCATTCAACAAAGAGCAAAAACAGATTTATGAAAACTATTTGGAAAACAGATTGACAGTTGTAACCGGACCGCCGGGAACAGGAAAGTCGCATACAATTGTAAACATTCTTTGCTCTTTATTAGCACAAAGCAAAAGAGTTCTTGTTACCGCTCAAACGGACAAAGCTTTGGAATCATTATTAGACAAGATTCCGCAAACTTTTGATGATTTGATTTTTACAAAAATTCAATTGGAAACAGATCAAAATCGTTTTTCTTTAGAAAAAAGCATTGGAAATATTTCCAAAATCCTGATAGATAGTTTTTATCTGAACGTTGAAGATAAAATTGATGAGTTAGACAACTTAAAAGGGGAATATATAAAACTTAAATCCGAAATTATTCAGGCACTTGAAAAAGAATATACCCAACTTAGAATCAATGATTCCTTTAGAGATCTGAGAGCTTATCAAATAATTGAAAAATTTGAATCAAAAGATTCCAAAGAATGGAATTGGATCCAAGATTTTCTGAATTCTGACAATTTAAAAGAGTTTGATTCCTTACAAAAAGAAATATTCAGATTCAAAGAATTACAAAATATTAATATTAAATATAGCGGGACGAGTGATCTTGATTTTGCTGATATATTAAAAAGACTGAGAGATTTCAACTTTTCTGATTTTATTGATACTTCCAAAAAATTAGAAGCATTATATAGTTCTTACAATATTGCAGATATCCAAAAAGAAAAAATATTAAAAATAAATCTTGACGAAATTATTGAATTTGGGAAGAAGTATTCAGCCGCAGATATAGTGACAACAAATATTACTGCGATAGATAAATTATTAAATATTCAGATTAATAGAAAATATGCAAATGACGATTTGATTTCAAACAAGTCTTTTACGGATATAATCGAAAACGGAGCAAGATACCTTTCGGATATTGAAACTTACATTTCTTTCATTAACGATACCAAAGCCAGTTTTTTCAATAGATTAAAGTCGGGTTTTAAACAGGTTGCTTACTTGGAAAACATAACTGTCAATGGTAAACGATGTATTACTATAAATGATTTCGCCCAACTAAAAGAGTTAATTGAAAGTTTACAGATTATTCACACAAACCTTTTATTTTTAAAAAAACTTGGATTTGACTATTATACAGATGATAAAGCATACTTATCGGAAAAGGTAGAGGTGCTTGGCAAAACCATCAATCATGCAATCCGAAACAGATACATACTCAATGAAATAAACCACAACAAAAATTTTGTTGCTTTCTCGGAATTCTGCAATATTGACTTGTATGATATAACGGGGATTACAAATTCGGCAATAAAATTTAAAGAAGATTTTGAGAAATTGAAAGTTTATAGAGAAGCATTTGAAAATCGGATAAAAGAATTACACCAAATAAGCACCATACTTGAACAATCTAAAATAAGGGATGAGATAATAGATTTTATCCCTGTCAATAGGATTGTTGATAAGATTGAATTTGATAAGCTTATAAATAAAATTGCCGTTATAGAAAGGCAAATAGCTGATGAACAAGAACTTTATTCGCTGAGAAAAGGATTAAAAGCGAACTTTCCTAATACTTTTGATTCACTTAAAAGCGTTCCAAATCATTATATTTCAAAAGAGAATTTTGAATATGCGTTTGCAAATGAGTTCATAAAACAAAATGAATTTATGGACTTACAAAAATGCAAAGAAGAGTTGTCATCTATCAACCAAAAAATATTTCAAGTTAAGTGCGATATTTTGTTTGACTTAGCAAAATCAAATTTCAAAAATAAGTTTACTGAAGAGGAAATAGATTTATTTATAAACTTGCTAAATAGCTATAAATTTGATTACGCACAAAGTCTGAAAAAAGGCATTAAGGATAATGCTAAATTTCATTTTTCAGTTAGGAAAAAAGGAGCAGAAATCAGCAAGAAGCTTTCTTGTTGGGTAATGAAGTTCAACGACGTGCTTAATTCTTTAGAACACGAACCTGAAATTTTTGATTGTATTATTGTCGATGAGGCAAGCCAATTAAATTTTAATAGTGTTTTATTAAGTTACTACTCTGAGAATATGATTATTGTTGGAGATAATAAACAAACTTCACCAGATGCAAGTATGGTTGAATCAAATGCATTCAATCATATTAAACAGAAATTTTTAGAAACCTTTTTAAAAGAAGATATTATACAAATTAGACCTGACACAAGTTTATTTGATTTAACAAAAATGGTTGCTGGTAGGTCTGATTTAATTTTAAAAGAACATTTTAGATGTGTTCCCGAAATCATTGAATTTTCAAAAAGAGAATTTTATGACAATTCGCTAAGACCCCTTAAACAGATTAATTCAAATAGATTAAATCCAAAAGAAACTTTTTTTGTAAAGGATGCTTTTACCGAAGATAAGATTGTTTACAAAGAGATTCAAGAAATTAAAAAGTTTTTACAAAGAATACTGAAAGATGACCAATACGCTAATAAATCAATTGGTGTAGTTAGTTTGGGGACTGTAAATCATACAGAAAAACTTAAAGATATAAAAGAAGATTTAGCAAATGAATTTGGAAAAGAAAAAATAGATAAACATAAACTAATTATTGAGGATTCTCCTAAATTTCAAGGAGATGAAAGAGATGTAATGGTAGTTTCGTTTGGGGTTGCATTAGATTTTCAAAAATTAAAAGAAAACCAAAATGCAAAACCAAGAGCGATTATAAGTAGTCAAGACGAATTTAAGAAAATCAATGTTGCTTTAAGTAGAGCAAAAGAACAAATGATTTTATTTCATTCTGTCAAATCTGAACACCTACAATCGAACGATTTTCGAAATAGAATTCTTACTTTCTTTAACGATGAAGTAAAACCTATTCAACCATTACAAATTGACGATTATAATATTGAAAGATTCAGGCATAATGTTCCTGAGCCGTTCGATAGTTGGTTCGAGTATGATATAACAAAATCACTTATCGAAAACGGATATAGCTATATTCAACCTCAATATAGTGTAAAAGAATCTGAACTTTTTTATAATCATAAAATCGGAAAACAAGTTTACATAAATTTCAAAATAGATTTGGTAGTTCACAATAACGGAAAAATGATTGCAATTGAGTGTGACGGAGATCCATTCCACTCACTTCCCGAAGATGTAGCTTATGATATAGAAAGGCAAGAATTCTTGGAACGTGTTGGCTGGAAAGTATATCGTGTGCTTTATTCTGCATTTAAGAGAAGTCCGCAAGAAGAAATTGAGAAAATTATCGACTTTATCGAAAATAATACTAAGAAAGATTATAATAATCAATTAGTCCTGAATAAAATAGTTTCAGATGTAACTACGGAAACATTGAACCATATTCATTCTACTGATGCAGGGAATACAATTTTAAGAGTGGATAATGATATGGCATCTATTAAGAATGATGAACTAAATACAAATGATTCATTGGTTTCACAAAGTAATTACATGGAATTGTTAAGTTTAAACGAGGGCAGGAGCGTCTCTAATAATATTTCAATATCTGAAGCAAGCACAAAAGGAAATGTTATTATTCGATATTTTAATTTATTCGAAAATAATACATATAAACTCCAAGAAAATTCTACGTCAAATTGTTTATTCTCGATAGCAATATTAGAAAAATATAAAAACGGTTTTTTACTTCAATGTTATGATGATGGTCATATAAATAAAGTCTATGTGAGAACTTTACTTGAAAAACGATTAGAAAAAATTTATTTGAACGGCAAAAATCCTGAAGCTAAAATTATTTATATGCGATTGATAGAAGAAGATACCGTAATCGGACTAAAAATCAGAAAGGGTAATGATATAGTGTTTAAAGCCCACAAAACTGAAAAAATAAGTAGCCGAGAATTACTGCATTTACAGGGGTATAAAGTCATGTATCAAGAGTTTGATAGTGTTGAATATAAAATCCTCGATAAGAGAATACATGAAAATATAAAAAGATTGATTTTCGAAAGTTTTACTGCAAGTGGAAAATCTGTATTTAATAACTATTATGAAAATGAATGGAGTATAATTAAGCAATTCATTCCTAATCTAAATGAATGA